GGGCTGCTGTTGATGAAAGACCTTGGCCTGATTGCCAAACTGCCCCGCATCGTCGTCGCCCAGGCCGAGCGGGCCAATCCGCTCTATCGCGCATACCTGCGTCATTTCGAAAGCTTCGAACCTGTGCAGGCCCAAAAAACCCTGGCGAGCGCCATTCAGATTGGCAACCCAGTCAGTTTCCAAAAGGCCGTGCGAACGCTCAAACAATTTGACGGCATTGTGGAACAAGCCACCGAAGAGGAGCTGGCCGATGCCGCCGCCCTGGGTGACCGCACCGGGATGTTCAACTGCCCGCATACGGGTGTGGCATTGGCCGTGATGCTCAAGCTGCTGAAGGCGGGCAAGATCGACAAGGCCCAGAGGGTGGTGGTGATTTCCACGGCGCACGGGTTGAAATTTGTTGAGATGAAAGTGCAGTACCATCAAAAGGCGCTGGATTTTCCCTGCCGGCACGCAAATCAACCGCTGGAATTGCCGGCCCGGCTCGACGCGGTTAAGAGTGCCTTGCACCAGGCCCTGCAAAACAGGAGCCAATTCCATTTATAGCGCACAGCGAAGAAAGGGAACTCGAACATGAAAAAGAGCGAATTGGTCAAACGCTACCGGATTGATAATGGAAAGAAATTCAAGCTCGATGCAATAGCTCCCGGTGACACCTGGAAGCTCAAATCCAAAGAGCACGCGCAGGAATGGCTTGAAGAGGGCGTGGCCAGGCTCAGCGAATTGCAGGCCAGGCTTTACGCCCAGAACCAATGGGGTCTGCTTCTCATTTTTCAGGCCATGGATGCGGCCGGCAAAGACGGCACCATCAAACACGTGATGTCGGGCGTCAATCCCCAGGGCTGCCAGGTCTATTCGTTCAAAGTCCCATCCGATGAGGAACTCAGCCATGATTTCCTCTGGCGCACCGCCAAGTGCCTGCCTGAGCGGGGCCGGATAGGCATTTTCAATCGGTCGTATTACGAAGAAGTCCTGGTGGTGCGAGCGCATCCCGAACTGCTGGACCGCCAAAGGCTCCCGCGCCAATGCGTGACAAAGGACATCTGGTCTGAGCGCTTTGAAAGCATCGAATCATTCGAGCGCCATCTGCACCGCAACGGTTTCATCGTGCGAAAGTTTTTCCTGCATCTCTCGAAAGAGGAACAGTGCCGGCGTCTGTTGAGCCGGCTGGACGAGCCCGAAAAGATGTGGAAGTTCTCCGTAGCTGATGTCGAGGAACGCAAGCTCTGGAAAGATTATCAAAAGGCTTACGAAGAAACCATTCAGCGAACGGCCACGGCAAAGGCCCCATGGTATGTGGTGCCCGCAGACCATAAATGGTTCACGCGGCTGGTGGTGGCGGAGGTGGTTGTGGATGCCCTCGAAGGCTTGGGATTGTCTTACCCCAAGGTCCTGCCGTCCCGGCTTAAGGAGTTGGCCGGCATGCGCAAGGCGCTGATGCGAGAGTCGAAGCGATAGAAATGCCGCCGCCAATGGATCGTCGCAAAACAATCACAATGGACCGGCCAAAAAGAATCCTCTCCGGCATGGCATCGAGCGCTCGAAACTCGAACGCGCCTGCCGTTCCACTCCGCTGGCGCGGTGAAATCGAGCGGGTCCTGATCTCGGCGGAGCAGATTCAACGCCGGTTGCGGACGCTATCCCGTCATATCCAGCGCGACTTTGCGGGACGTGAGTTGGTGGTGGTTTCCTTGCTTAACGGCACGGTAATGTTTCTGGCGGACCTGGTCCGCTACCTGGATTTGCCCCTGCGCCTGGACTTCATCGGCATCTCCAGTTATGGAGCAGGCACAGAGTCGGGCGAACTGGTCATCACCAAGGAACTGCGGCTGGATGTGCGCGGGCGCGATGTGCTGCTGGTCGATGACATCCTGGATACGGGCAAGACCATGCGCCGGGTGCTGGGAAAACTCCGCGCGCTCAAGCCGCGCCGGATCAGAGTCTGCGTGCTGCTGAACAAGCCGGCGCGCCGCATCGGGACGGTCGAGGCGCACTATGTGGGATTCGACGTCCCGGATTTTTTCGTTGTGGGATATGGGCTGGATTTTGCCGAGCGATTCCGAAACTTGCCTTTCGTAGGGGTCCTGCACCCCCACGTTTATGCCCAAGGCACTGCGAAGCGCGCAGCAAATGGCGCGTGAAGCGGGAGCGTATGCGCGTAAAGGTCAGTTTTTATTCTTATTTTAAAGAGCTGGCGGGATGTTCGGAAATAGCTCAGGAACTGCCCGAGGACAGCAAGCTGGAGGAGCTGTTGCAAGCCCTCTGGAAGCGCTTTCCACAATTGAAACCGATGCAAAGATCGACTCTGGTCGCCGTGGGAATCGAGTACCAGGAACCCGGCTATGTCTTAAAGGAAGGCGACGAGGTCTCGCTCTTCCCACCGGTGCAAGGAGGGTGATTGGGAGAGCGTCTTTCCTTCGATGCGGGCCTTTGCAAAGCAGTGAAACGGGAACTAAAGATCACTAACGAGCCGGTTGATGAACACCAGTTGCTCTCAGGGCGCGCGCTCTCCACCGGAATGGGGGCGGTGGTCTGTTTTACTGGTGTGGTGCGCGAGAGCGAGGCGGGACAAAAGATTGCGGCCATCGAGTACGAGGCCTTCCAGCGGATGGCCGAACACCAATTCGAATTGCTCTTCGACCAAATGCAACAGCGCTGGCCAATCGAGTCGGTCAGGCTGGTTCACCGGACCGGGGTGGTGGCCGTCAACGAGCCGTCTCTTTGGGTGGAGGTCGTCGCGCCCCATCGCGGAGTGGCCTTCGAGGCCTGCCGCTGGTTGATCGATGAAATGAAGCGCGTCGTGCCGATTTGGAAGAAACCGGTTAAGAACTAGAGTAGTTTCTTGAACTCATCCACAGGGGTAGATTAGCGCCTGTCGCATGTCGTAATCTTACCGCACGCTGTTAGATGCGGTCAAAGCTTCCCGCGTCTTTCGCTTGCCCCTTGCAAGTTCTTGGGCAGGGGCTATGGTGGACAAGGCCGCTCGTGCCGCCAATTTCCCGAGCAATTCGTCCCGGACGAGCGGCTCCTCATCATGCACAAGGTTTAGATTGTGAAGACCATTTCGACGACCGCCGAGCGCCCCCAGGCCAATCGCCTGGCACGGGAGAAATCGCCCTACCTTCTGCAGCACCAATTCAACCCGGTGGATTGGCGCGCTTGGGGGGAGGAGGCTTTTGCCGCCGCGCGGCGGGAGGACAAGCCCATTTTCCTCAGCATTGGCTACTCGACATGCCATTGGTGCCATGTCATGGAGCGGGAATCGTTCGAGAATGAGCGGGTGGCGCGGTTTCTCAATCGGCACTTCATCAACATCAAACTGGATCGGGAAGAAAGGCCGGATGTCGATAAGATTTACATGACATTTGTCCAGGCCACCACCGGCCAGGGCGGTTGGCCGTTGAATGTCTTCCTCACACCGGACCTGAAGCCCTTTTTCGGCGGCACCTATTTCCCACCGGACGCCATTCATGGCCGCGCCGGGTTTTTGCAGCTCTTGGAACACATCCGGCAGCTTTGGGAATCGCGCCGCGGAGATGTCGCCAATTCGGCGCAGGACATCCATTCGAAGCTCGAACAGGCGACCGCTGCCGAGGGGCAGGCTTGCGATGCCGGCCTTTTGCCCGAGGCGGTTCGTTCCGCGGGCGCGCGGCTCAAGCAAAACTATGACCCAGTCCATGGAGGGTTTGGTGACGCGCCGAAGTTCCCGCAACCGAGCCACCCGCAATTCCTGCTGCGCTATGGCGCCGGCTTTCACGACCCTGAAGCCATCGACATGGTGCTGCGCACCTGCGAGCACATGGCGGCGGGCGGCATTCACGATCAGCTTGGCGGCGGTTTTGCGCGCTATTCGGTGGATCGAGCGTGGCTGGTGCCGCATTTCGAGAAGATGCTCTACGACAATGCGCAACTGGCGCAGCTTTACCTGGAGGCCTGGCTGGTCAGCGGCAATCCGCTTCACGCATTTGTGGCACGAGATATTCTCGACTACGTTTTGCGAGACATGACGCATCCCGAGGGTGGATTTTATTCTGCCGAAGATGCCGACAGCGAAGGCCACGAGGGCAAATTCTATTGCTGGACGACGGCAGAACTGTCCAGCCTGCTGAGCAGGGAAGAGTTCAAAGTTGCTGCCCGCTATTTTGGGATGAGCGAAAAGGGCAACTTTGTCGATCATAGTCATCCGCAGCCGCTGTCGAACCAAAACGTCTTGAGCATCGTCGATCCAAACGTGTCCGATTTGGAGCGTCCGCCGCTGGAATCGGCGAGGCGCAAGATGTTTGCGGCGCGCGGCCATCGGGTGCGTCCGCATTTGGACGATAAGATATTGGCCTCATGGAATGGGCTGATGCTCGGGGCCATGGCGCGCGCCTATGCCGTGCTGGGCGAGGAGGTTTATCGCGCCGCGGCCGAGAAGAATTTGGGTTTCCTGCAAAAGAGACTTTGGGACCCAGAGACGCGAACTCTCCATCATCGTTGGCGCGAGGGCGAGCACGACCAGGCGCAGTTGCTCGAAGGTTACGCCTTCCTCCTTTCCGGGGTTTTGGATTTATACGAAGCGACACTCCTGCCGCGTCATTTGGAATTCGCCATTGCCCTGGCGCAAAGCATGATGGCGAACTTCTTTGACTCCGGATCAGGCGGTTTTTGGCAAAGCCCGCTTCAAAGCACGGACCTGATTCTGCGCCTCAAGGAGTACTACGACGGGGCGGAACCTTCGGGCAACTCAGCGGCCATGATGGGACTCCTGCGACTGGGAAGGCTCACAGGCAACGAAAGCTTCATTCAAGCCGCCGAAAAGACCCTCCACTTGTTCGCTGGTCGTTTGCGGCAAATCCCGCAAGCCATGGCTTTTATGTTGCAGGCGCTGGATTTTTGGCTGGTCGAACCTGTGCGGGCTGTGATCGCGGGAGACCCGGAGCACCCGGAAACAAAGAGGCTCATTCACGCGGCTCATTCGGTTTACCATCCGCACAAAATCATCCTGGGTTCCGCGGGGCCTGTCGAACCGTTCGCCCGGACTCTGCCCACGACCGAAGGGCCTGTCGCTTATCTCTGCACGGGAACGGCCTGCCAGCCACCTACAAACGATTCCCAAAAGCTTTCCCAAATGCTTAAGGAAATAGAATAGTTTGGTTCCGATTGCCAAGCGGAGAGCGCACGGATAGGTTTTAAGCATGACGGCAAGCAGGAGAGCTTTTTGGGAGCAGCACCCCGGGTTGGTGTGGTCGAATCCGGGCGCCGGGGATTCTGCGCACATTCGAGCGGCGTTGGTGCGGCCTCGTTTTAGCCAACTGCTGGAGATCGCGCTGGAATTCGGTCTCAAACGCGTGCGCCAGGAATGGGCAATTCTCAGGGCGGAAGGGACGCCCGAGTCTGCGCGCGCTCAGCCGATTGTCGAGAGAATCCTACAGCATATAGAGGAGGGATTTGCCCGTGTTGCCGCCTGACACTGAGCGGGTCTGGCACCCGAATGATCCGGTTAGCCCCCGTTTTTATGCAGCTTTAAGCGCTGGTGTTTTTGGCCTGTTCCGAAGAGACTCGGGCCTCATATATAGTACATTTTTTTCTCGATGCCTTCGTCGAGCAACTGCTGGAAATTGATGGCGCCGGCGGTGGCTTGAAGCGTTTGTTGCAGCCGTTGCCAAGCGCGGCGCAATTCCGGCGGGCAGGCGCTGTCGTTGAGCGCGGGGCTGTCAAAAACCGTTCCGTGGACAGCGTTGAGCACATCGGCCAGGGTGATCTCTGCTGGAGGCCGAGCCAGGAGGTAACCCCCTTCTTTGCCGCGAAGGCTGCGAACAATGCCTTGCGCTTTGAGTTCGAGTAAA
The sequence above is drawn from the Verrucomicrobiia bacterium genome and encodes:
- a CDS encoding polyphosphate kinase 2 family protein, yielding MKKSELVKRYRIDNGKKFKLDAIAPGDTWKLKSKEHAQEWLEEGVARLSELQARLYAQNQWGLLLIFQAMDAAGKDGTIKHVMSGVNPQGCQVYSFKVPSDEELSHDFLWRTAKCLPERGRIGIFNRSYYEEVLVVRAHPELLDRQRLPRQCVTKDIWSERFESIESFERHLHRNGFIVRKFFLHLSKEEQCRRLLSRLDEPEKMWKFSVADVEERKLWKDYQKAYEETIQRTATAKAPWYVVPADHKWFTRLVVAEVVVDALEGLGLSYPKVLPSRLKELAGMRKALMRESKR
- the hpt gene encoding hypoxanthine phosphoribosyltransferase; translated protein: MDRPKRILSGMASSARNSNAPAVPLRWRGEIERVLISAEQIQRRLRTLSRHIQRDFAGRELVVVSLLNGTVMFLADLVRYLDLPLRLDFIGISSYGAGTESGELVITKELRLDVRGRDVLLVDDILDTGKTMRRVLGKLRALKPRRIRVCVLLNKPARRIGTVEAHYVGFDVPDFFVVGYGLDFAERFRNLPFVGVLHPHVYAQGTAKRAANGA
- a CDS encoding MoaD/ThiS family protein, with translation MRVKVSFYSYFKELAGCSEIAQELPEDSKLEELLQALWKRFPQLKPMQRSTLVAVGIEYQEPGYVLKEGDEVSLFPPVQGG
- a CDS encoding molybdenum cofactor biosynthesis protein MoaE gives rise to the protein MKRELKITNEPVDEHQLLSGRALSTGMGAVVCFTGVVRESEAGQKIAAIEYEAFQRMAEHQFELLFDQMQQRWPIESVRLVHRTGVVAVNEPSLWVEVVAPHRGVAFEACRWLIDEMKRVVPIWKKPVKN
- a CDS encoding thioredoxin domain-containing protein: MKTISTTAERPQANRLAREKSPYLLQHQFNPVDWRAWGEEAFAAARREDKPIFLSIGYSTCHWCHVMERESFENERVARFLNRHFINIKLDREERPDVDKIYMTFVQATTGQGGWPLNVFLTPDLKPFFGGTYFPPDAIHGRAGFLQLLEHIRQLWESRRGDVANSAQDIHSKLEQATAAEGQACDAGLLPEAVRSAGARLKQNYDPVHGGFGDAPKFPQPSHPQFLLRYGAGFHDPEAIDMVLRTCEHMAAGGIHDQLGGGFARYSVDRAWLVPHFEKMLYDNAQLAQLYLEAWLVSGNPLHAFVARDILDYVLRDMTHPEGGFYSAEDADSEGHEGKFYCWTTAELSSLLSREEFKVAARYFGMSEKGNFVDHSHPQPLSNQNVLSIVDPNVSDLERPPLESARRKMFAARGHRVRPHLDDKILASWNGLMLGAMARAYAVLGEEVYRAAAEKNLGFLQKRLWDPETRTLHHRWREGEHDQAQLLEGYAFLLSGVLDLYEATLLPRHLEFAIALAQSMMANFFDSGSGGFWQSPLQSTDLILRLKEYYDGAEPSGNSAAMMGLLRLGRLTGNESFIQAAEKTLHLFAGRLRQIPQAMAFMLQALDFWLVEPVRAVIAGDPEHPETKRLIHAAHSVYHPHKIILGSAGPVEPFARTLPTTEGPVAYLCTGTACQPPTNDSQKLSQMLKEIE
- a CDS encoding Rrf2 family transcriptional regulator translates to MKLSVKSDYAARAVLGLARHYPARVAMRVEHLAAEQGLPPNYLVQILLELKAQGIVRSLRGKEGGYLLARPPAEITLADVLNAVHGTVFDSPALNDSACPPELRRAWQRLQQTLQATAGAINFQQLLDEGIEKKMYYI